From Portunus trituberculatus isolate SZX2019 chromosome 50, ASM1759143v1, whole genome shotgun sequence, the proteins below share one genomic window:
- the LOC123499727 gene encoding GATA zinc finger domain-containing protein 16-like, whose translation MEEAAILNITHPTVTSAMEGRAQNLWSLPFPAFLTPTTQHHHHLHPPYWSPHHTHLPHYLPYSSSTLRLPLPLSPPRTLLPSLTRREYEEGYTTTTTTRAPATQPPLMYIPDGGQRECEDYAAQGFNTFSFIGFLLGVVNIVTLVSNNVNNNLNNNNNNNNNNNNNLDNINLADSNSNINNDNAVDIPAAREGRSRNKREEGQSAPPGTRERNDRLLKTHERKEEREEATEEEEEEKEEGREEEEAATVALIFLRAYLLLAAAAPECVPRVVCEANSIAKGLSGGLADVFAESFTKAMAAWPPPSTLLPRPLLLKKAGRWGLEGHPCPAITTDCHEEDYRRLENDLETHLSLDSIFLKEEEEEGEERNLLDILRHARKIRERNLVDILESVSIVS comes from the exons ATGGAAGAAGCTGCTATTTTGAACATCACTCATCCTACCGTTACCTCAGCCATGGAAGGACGCGCTCAGAATTTGTGGTCCTTAcctttccctgccttccttacgCCCACAActcagcaccatcaccatctccatcCTCCTTACTGGTCTCCACATCACACCCATCTCCCCCATTAcctcccctactcctcctccacccttcgccttcctctccctctctctccaccacgtactctcctcccctcactgacCAGAAGGGAGTATGAAGAagggtacaccaccaccaccaccaccagagcacCAGCCACGCAGCCTCCCCTGATGTACATTCCTGATGGTGGCCAGAGGGAGTGTGAGGACTACGCGGCCCAGGGTTTCAACACCTTCAGTTTTATTGGGTTCCTCCTCGGCGTGGTGAATATTGTGACCCTG GTGTCCAACAACGTCAACAAcaacctcaacaacaacaacaataacaacaacaacaacaacaacaatctggATAACATTAACTTAGccgacagcaacagcaacatcaacaacgacAACGCTGTAGACATTCCCGCAGccagag AAGGAAGATCAAGgaacaagagggaagaaggacagAGTGCACCGCCTGggacgagagaaagaaacgacAGATTGCTGAAAActcatgaaaggaaagaagagagggaggaggcgacagaagaagaagaagaagaaaaagaggaaggaagagaagaagaggaggctgcAACGGTGGCCCTAATCTTCTTACG ggCGTACCTCCTCCTGGCCGCCGCCGCCCCTGAGTGTGTCCCCAGAGTTGTGTGCGAGGCCAACAGCATCGCCAAGGGACTCTCAGGAGGACTGGCTGATGTGTTCGCAGAGTCTTTCAC caAGGCAATGGCAGCGTGGCCTCCTCCATCAACACTCCTTCCCCGCCCTTTGCTCCTCAAGAAGGCTGGGCGCTGGGGTCTCGAGGGGCACCCCTGTCCTGCCATCACTACCGACTGCCACGAGGAAGACTACAGACGCCTTGAAAACGACCTAGAGACTCACCTTTCCTTGGACTCGATattcctgaaggaggaggaggaagaaggggaagagagaaacttGCTAGATATATTGAGACACGCtaggaagataagggagagaaacTTAGTGGATATCTTGGAGTCTGTTAGTATTGTGTCCTGA
- the LOC123500049 gene encoding uncharacterized protein LOC123500049 yields MEKYGPAAASPPAPVYPNTEPPVIWFPQQEEECPEVSEGGGFSPFGLLALLVAAANLVSLLASNANNNNNNNNNDNNVNSNLLQAGNEVNANNNPNVYSAIVTGMGKRRRRDATRLCQAGQEVITGEEVVGVVGMAILRSYLQAVLTKGREECVALSVCLAHAEVAEWGDLASVVAEGLSEAHVDWVTQVSSGVSRETLLTAAEKGHLGESCVLLYPCPAGVWATLTQPFALLHALVSLAGPEEGEVS; encoded by the exons ATGGAAAAGTACGGGCCTGCTGCTGCCTCACCCCCTGCCCCTGTCTATCCCAACACAGAGCCACCGGTCATATGGTTCCCccagcaggaagaggaatgcCCCGAG GTTTCGGAGGGCGGTGGATTTAGCCCCTTTGGCCTCCTGGCGTTGCTAGTGGCAGCCGCCAACCTGGTGAGTCTGCTTGCCTCCAacgctaacaataataataacaacaataacaacgacaacaacgtcAACAGTAATCTtctgcag GCTGGTAACGAGGTGAACGCCAACAACAACCCCAATGTCTACAGCGCGATTGTGACTGGCATGGGTAAGAGGAGGCGGCGAGATGCGACAAGGCTTTGCCAGGCGGGGCAAGAAGTGATCacaggggaggaggtggtgggtgtggtaggTATGGCCATTCTGAGGAGCTATCTGCAAGCGGTGCTGACGAAGGGACGGGAGGAGTGTGTTGCTCTCAGCGTATGCTTGGCCCATGCGGAGGTGGCGGAGTGGGGAGACCTGGCGAGTGTTGTTGCTGAAGGCttgag CGAGGCTCACGTGGATTGGGTGACGCAGGTGTCCTCAGGAGTGTCCAGAGAGACGCTTCTTACCGCCGCTGAGAAGGGGCACCTTGGGGAATCCTGCGTCCTGCTGTACCCTTGTCCTGCAGGAGTGTGGGCAACCCTGACGCAGCCTTTTGCTCTTCTGCACGCTCTTGTCAGCCTTGCGGGACCTGAAGAAGGGGAAGTGTCGTGA
- the LOC123499728 gene encoding uncharacterized protein LOC123499728: MFLESMPLTTNLNMTEWRAAPAYSHTLLAQLRQEVNVYTNDFLYQHDVLTHALNFPPPHPRRRGRRRRRRQLGGPDLQMLRGAYTSFLGAARGTPVTENYGDDSGGGVAEGLPVVLVPQKDPTRCVSSPHLSTFGFLGFVLNVVNAVINVANNINNNNNNNNNNDNNNNNNDLNINEVQVTQTATNTNDVRAQAARRLDHLKSMRSSISRHLRSLSRHTRRKRASDSCGTDVVDEAVLAAAALLDMWGRGVVEEDPWCLAWEMCHTASALAATSRLAAEVGRVGTAAAANMLVSFQGMNPEFLIEAAERGAEGGNCTELFSSCSDFAATTTTTATTTITSTTTTTTTVAANTSPQLHNN, encoded by the exons ATGTTTTTAGAATCAATGCCGCTGACGACGAACCTCAATATGACGGAGTGGAGAGCCGCCCCAGCCTACTCCCATACACTCTTGGCACAACTACGACAGGAGGTGAACGTCTACACCAATGACTTCCTGTATCAGCATGACGTCCTCACTCACGCCTTGAACTTCCCACCGCCACATCCAAG aagaagaggaaggaggcggAGACGGCGACAGTTAGGCGGGCCGGACCTGCAGATGTTACGAGGCGCCTACACCTCCTTCCTGGGGGCGGCGAGGGGCACACCTGTCACGGAAAATTATGGTGATGACAG cggcgGGGGTGTCGCTGAGGGGCTGCCGGTGGTGCTGGTGCCGCAGAAGGACCCCACCCGCTGCGTCTCCAGCCCGCATCTCTCCACCTTCGGCTTCCTCGGCTTCGTGCTCAATGTGGTCAATGCCGTCATTAACGTCgccaataacatcaacaacaacaataacaacaacaacaataacgacaacaataacaacaacaacgacttgAACATTAACGAG GTGCAGGTGACGCagaccgccaccaacaccaacgATGTGAGAGCGCAGGCAGCCAGACGACTCGACCACCTCAAGTCCATGCGCTCCTCCATCAGCCGCCACCTTCGTAGCCTCAGCCGCCACACACGTAGAAAAAGAGCCTCAGATTCCTGCGGCACGGATGTGGTGGACGAGGCggtgctggcggcggcggcactgCTGGATATGTGGGGACggggggtggtggaggaagatccGTGGTGTCTGGCGTGGGAGATGTGCCATACCGCTTCTGCCCTCGCCGCCACCTCCCGCCTCGCCGCCGAGGTGGGCCGCGTGGGAACAGCCGCTGCAGCCAATATGCTTGTCAGTTTCCAG ggcatGAATCCCGAGTTCCTGATAGAAGCAGCTGAGCGAGGCGCTGAAGGAGGTAATTGCACAGAACTATTCAGCTCATGTTCGGAttttgctgccaccaccaccaccaccgctaccaccaccatcacttccactaccaccaccaccaccactgtcgccGCCAACACTTCCCCTCAACTCCACAACAACTAA
- the LOC123499511 gene encoding golgin subfamily A member 7-like isoform X1 encodes MVGGEATVQNHGTQLEDLAGGTRPSGCLKVFIQRDYSQGTSVKFQTKFPPELEGKMENNVFENTINDINAMFVEAEKMSCGRYCEGCLGCLTAYLVFFCMETHYEQMMKRVTKYVAEQNERVWTPRGLLITNPIERGLRVIEISILTEPATTRSQ; translated from the exons ATGGTGGGTGGTGAGGCTACGGTACAG AACCATGGCACCCAGCTTGAGGATCTTGCTGGCGGCACCCGACCCTCCGGCTGCCTCAAGGTGTTCATTCAGAGGGACTACTCGCAGGGAACGTCTGTCAAATTCCAGACTAAGTTTCCGCCTGAGCTGGAAGGCAAG ATGGAGAATAATGTCTTTGAGAACACAATCAACGACATCAATGCTATGTTTGTCGAGGCAGAGAAAATGTCATGTGGTCGCTACTGTGAGGGCTGCCTGGGCTGTCTGACTGCCTACCTGGTCTTCTTCTGTATGGAAACCCACTATGAACAG ATGATGAAAAGGGTGACCAAGTATGTGGCGGAGCAGAATGAACGTGTCTGGACCCCTCGCGGCCTCCTCATCACCAACCCCATCGAGCGTGGACTAAGAGTT ATTGAGATTAGTATATTAACAGAGCCGGCAACCACCAGATCGCAATGA
- the LOC123500010 gene encoding uncharacterized protein LOC123500010 isoform X2 — MKRRGITIFDAGMLWSALLVLLLKGKAWSWVAVPHVPAWRSPENFIPPSTVPHSLPRAPHSFKLSPPITLPRHPPPALPQAILSSLATLLDPISLLFSKGEDRVGAAGESGENEGYSTATTAQPPPFVYFPEGHGKCQDFAPAGFNVYSFLSFMFAVANLVGLVANNVNNNLNNDNNNNNNNNNNLDNINLADSNSNINNDNTVDIPAAKSNQRRRRRRQRRTQWVKENVVKEETGTEVSLVAMDFIKSLRTAMVVSDSACSLRNMCEVNRAATGRGETGRVLAEVLSLALVEWYPRHPPPAGATALLFAARTGRSRKECSATHPDCSDATWHHLTDDPTEDTLTETLTMALTSDGLEGFPDLASLIHLSPVPSPCNTSWNNDKETL; from the exons ATGAAGCGACGAGGGATTACAATCTTTGATGCTGGGATGCTGTGGTCTGCgctgttggtgttgctgctgaaAGGGAAGGCGTGGTCGTGGGTAGCGGTGCCTCATGTTCCTGCCTGGCGATCTCCTGAAAACTTTATTCCTCCCTCTACAgttcctcactcccttccccGAGCCCCTCACTCCTTCAAGTTGTCACCACCCATCACGTTGCCTCGCCATCCACCACCCGCACTGCCCCAAGCAATACTCTCCTCTCTCGCCACCCTTCTGGATCCCATCAGCCTTCTCTTCAGCAAGGGCGAGGACAGGGTAGGAGCGGCAGGGGAATCAGGAGAGAATGAGGGCTACTCCACCGCCACTACCGCCCAGCCGCCTCCCTTCGTGTACTTCCCCGAAGGTCATGGGAAGTGTCAGGACTTTGCCCCTGCTGGTTTCAACGTCTAcagcttcctctccttcatgttCGCTGTCGCTAATCTTGTGGGCCTT GTGGCCAACAACGTCAACAACAACctcaacaacgacaacaacaacaacaataacaacaacaataacctagACAACATCAACTTGGccgacagcaacagcaacatcaacaacgacAACACTGTAGACATTCCCGCGGCGAAGAGCAatcaacgacgacgacgacgacgacaacgacgaacACAATG GGTGAAAGAGAATGTGGTTAAGGAAGAGACTGGAACAGAAGTGTCCCTGGTCGCCATGGACTTCATAAAGAGTCTGAGGACAGCTATGGTAGTGTCTGACTCTGCCTGCTCCCTCAGAAACATGTGCGAGGTGAACAGGGCTGCCACAGGACGCGGGGAGACGGGACGCGTGTTGGCGGAGGTGCTCAG CCTGGCTCTGGTGGAGTGGTATCCTCGTCATCCCCCTCCTGCTGGTGCTACGGCTCTCCTCTTCGCGGCGAGGACCGGTCGGAGCAGGAAAGAGTGCAGCGCCACCCATCCTGACTGTTCTGACGCCACCTGGCACCACCTGACTGATGACCCGACGGAAGACACTCTGACGGAGACGCTGACGATGGCGTTGACAAGTGATGGTCTTGAGGGCTTCCCAGATCTTGCGAGTCTGATACACCTGTCTCCAGTTCCTTCCCCATGCAACACTTCTTGGAACAATGACAAAGAAACGCTCTag
- the LOC123499511 gene encoding golgin subfamily A member 7-like isoform X2, with protein sequence MASNQNHGTQLEDLAGGTRPSGCLKVFIQRDYSQGTSVKFQTKFPPELEGKMENNVFENTINDINAMFVEAEKMSCGRYCEGCLGCLTAYLVFFCMETHYEQMMKRVTKYVAEQNERVWTPRGLLITNPIERGLRVIEISILTEPATTRSQ encoded by the exons ATGGCGTCTAaccag AACCATGGCACCCAGCTTGAGGATCTTGCTGGCGGCACCCGACCCTCCGGCTGCCTCAAGGTGTTCATTCAGAGGGACTACTCGCAGGGAACGTCTGTCAAATTCCAGACTAAGTTTCCGCCTGAGCTGGAAGGCAAG ATGGAGAATAATGTCTTTGAGAACACAATCAACGACATCAATGCTATGTTTGTCGAGGCAGAGAAAATGTCATGTGGTCGCTACTGTGAGGGCTGCCTGGGCTGTCTGACTGCCTACCTGGTCTTCTTCTGTATGGAAACCCACTATGAACAG ATGATGAAAAGGGTGACCAAGTATGTGGCGGAGCAGAATGAACGTGTCTGGACCCCTCGCGGCCTCCTCATCACCAACCCCATCGAGCGTGGACTAAGAGTT ATTGAGATTAGTATATTAACAGAGCCGGCAACCACCAGATCGCAATGA
- the LOC123500010 gene encoding probable serine/threonine-protein kinase roco9 isoform X1: MKRRGITIFDAGMLWSALLVLLLKGKAWSWVAVPHVPAWRSPENFIPPSTVPHSLPRAPHSFKLSPPITLPRHPPPALPQAILSSLATLLDPISLLFSKGEDRVGAAGESGENEGYSTATTAQPPPFVYFPEGHGKCQDFAPAGFNVYSFLSFMFAVANLVGLVANNVNNNLNNDNNNNNNNNNNLDNINLADSNSNINNDNTVDIPAAKSNQRRRRRRQRRTQWVKENVVKEETGTEVSLVAMDFIKSLRTAMVVSDSACSLRNMCEVNRAATGRGETGRVLAEVLSTITSTLPLSLALVEWYPRHPPPAGATALLFAARTGRSRKECSATHPDCSDATWHHLTDDPTEDTLTETLTMALTSDGLEGFPDLASLIHLSPVPSPCNTSWNNDKETL; this comes from the exons ATGAAGCGACGAGGGATTACAATCTTTGATGCTGGGATGCTGTGGTCTGCgctgttggtgttgctgctgaaAGGGAAGGCGTGGTCGTGGGTAGCGGTGCCTCATGTTCCTGCCTGGCGATCTCCTGAAAACTTTATTCCTCCCTCTACAgttcctcactcccttccccGAGCCCCTCACTCCTTCAAGTTGTCACCACCCATCACGTTGCCTCGCCATCCACCACCCGCACTGCCCCAAGCAATACTCTCCTCTCTCGCCACCCTTCTGGATCCCATCAGCCTTCTCTTCAGCAAGGGCGAGGACAGGGTAGGAGCGGCAGGGGAATCAGGAGAGAATGAGGGCTACTCCACCGCCACTACCGCCCAGCCGCCTCCCTTCGTGTACTTCCCCGAAGGTCATGGGAAGTGTCAGGACTTTGCCCCTGCTGGTTTCAACGTCTAcagcttcctctccttcatgttCGCTGTCGCTAATCTTGTGGGCCTT GTGGCCAACAACGTCAACAACAACctcaacaacgacaacaacaacaacaataacaacaacaataacctagACAACATCAACTTGGccgacagcaacagcaacatcaacaacgacAACACTGTAGACATTCCCGCGGCGAAGAGCAatcaacgacgacgacgacgacgacaacgacgaacACAATG GGTGAAAGAGAATGTGGTTAAGGAAGAGACTGGAACAGAAGTGTCCCTGGTCGCCATGGACTTCATAAAGAGTCTGAGGACAGCTATGGTAGTGTCTGACTCTGCCTGCTCCCTCAGAAACATGTGCGAGGTGAACAGGGCTGCCACAGGACGCGGGGAGACGGGACGCGTGTTGGCGGAGGTGCTCAG CACCATAACCAGCACCCTGCCTCTCAGCCTGGCTCTGGTGGAGTGGTATCCTCGTCATCCCCCTCCTGCTGGTGCTACGGCTCTCCTCTTCGCGGCGAGGACCGGTCGGAGCAGGAAAGAGTGCAGCGCCACCCATCCTGACTGTTCTGACGCCACCTGGCACCACCTGACTGATGACCCGACGGAAGACACTCTGACGGAGACGCTGACGATGGCGTTGACAAGTGATGGTCTTGAGGGCTTCCCAGATCTTGCGAGTCTGATACACCTGTCTCCAGTTCCTTCCCCATGCAACACTTCTTGGAACAATGACAAAGAAACGCTCTag
- the LOC123500031 gene encoding uncharacterized protein LOC123500031, translating into MLAPRISEKQSREAFGLCLRTMLIILLLVLWSFAVPASSSNFEKQLEAAVQHLDFPGFSDVLLQEEDELVMMKVQQVLTRAGMLGYDGAKDVVEPDFEDASELTYIREDELQDSDLEEKEISPRHLHHPHRRSSCPGGVGSYGFNTFNFLTFALQVFNGILNVVNNINNNNNNNNLNTLNSIAVNTDQVATNSNSANNVLVMIEPPRRRRRELPSCDTFDRSAATLHAASALISLLQEFTSTQPDQEAVRACISARRMAATAGLGGLLWRHHRVSHRMDTFPCEFLFR; encoded by the coding sequence ATGTTAGCTCCCAGGATCTCGGAGAAACAATCTCGTGAGGCGTTTGGTTTGTGTCTGAGGACAATGCTGATAATCTTGCTTCTTGTATTGTGGTCATTTGCCGTCCCAGCTTCTTCCTCGAACTTTGAAAAGCAACTTGAGGCCGCAGTGCAGCATCTAGACTTTCCTGGATTCTCTGATGtcctgctgcaggaggaggacgaactggtgatgatgaaggtgcAGCAGGTTTTGACAAGGGCGGGGATGTTAGGATATGACGGCGCCAAAGATGTGGTAGAGCCAGATTTCGAAGACGCCTCCGAGCTCACATATATACGTGAGGATGAGCTGCAGGACAGCGacttggaggaaaaagaaatttcaccccgtcacctccaccaccctcacAGGCGAAGCTCATGTCCTGGCGGTGTGGGCAGCTACGGCTTTAACACCTTCAACTTCCTGACCTTCGCCTTGCAAGTGTTCAACGGAATCCTCAACGTTgtcaacaacatcaataacaacaataacaacaataacctcAACACCCTCAACAGCATCGCCGTCAACACAGACCAGGTGGCCACCAACTCAAATAGTGCAAACAACGTGCTCGTCATGATTGAGCCACCACGCCGGAGACGTCGCGAACTTCCCTCATGTGACACATTTGATAGGAGCGCCGCGACCCTCCATGCAGCCTCGGCTCTGATATCCCTACTTCAAGAATTTACCAGCACGCAACCTGACCAAGAAGCGGTGCGGGCGTGTATCAGTGCCCGGCGGATGGCTGCCACGGCGGGCCTCGGGGGGTTGTTGTGGAGGCATCACCGCGTCTCTCATCGCATGGATACTTTTCCTTGCGAGTTCCTTTTCCGCTAG
- the LOC123500011 gene encoding myotubularin-related protein DDB_G0290005-like yields MRAWTISLAVAVMVCSLMCLVKGTTAAPRISSQQLWDMAVAGEDEDYKEGRKWGDKDEDGNDKEDTNEENKKREERNVNQPQNGVLARVGREACPQHQQDPLGQILNLVSHSVLVTSLAITLINNINNNNNNDNNNNNNDNNNNLNNNDLTVNVVNMNMNEASLRRGFRSVRGAGRSSRHSDSKGHHAHLLSSGILSGALEDASLSLLTSKSSSNNTMSQSGASSSPENVTIHFSSTHQGKAAGNPWMQCVSWGVCVRLTQAAIASPAAWVTENLAISVLELEIGQFMTEELQVALRRAILLGRREEYCEPLKMGCSWENFTVSGVLNT; encoded by the coding sequence ATGAGGGCGTGGACAATTTCCCTGGCGGTAGCGGTGATGGTGTGCAGCTTGATGTGTCTGGTGAAAGGCACCACTGCTGCTCCCCGCATCTCCTCTCAGCAGCTGTGGGATATGGCTGTTGCTGGAGAGGACGAAGATtacaaggaaggcaggaaatgGGGAGATAAAGACGAGGATGGTAACGACAAAGAGGATACgaatgaggaaaacaagaagcgagaagagagaaatgttaacCAGCCACAAAATGGGGTGTTAGCACGTGTAGGGCGCGAGGCGTGTCCCCAGCACCAGCAGGATCCCTTAGGCCAGATCCTGAACCTGGTGAGCCACAGCGTCCTCGTCACCTCGCTTGCCATCACCCTcatcaacaatatcaataataacaacaacaatgacaacaacaacaataacaacgacaataacaacaacctgAACAACAACGACCTGACAGTGAACGTGGTCAACATGAACATGAACGAGGCGAGTCTCAGGCGAGGATTCAGGAGTGTTCGTGGCGCGGGACGCTCATCTAGACATTCAGACTCCAAAGGGCACCATGCTCATCTTCTGAGCAGTGGCATCTTGAGCGGTGCCTTGGAGGACGCCTCACTGTCTCTCCTTACAAGCAAATCTTCAAGCAACAACACGATGAGTCAAAGTGGTGCCTCGAGTTCACCAGAGAATGTCACGATACATTTCTCCTCTACTCATCAAGGGAAAGCTGCTGGAAATCCATGGATGCAATGTGTGtcgtggggtgtgtgtgtgaggttaacTCAGGCTGCGATTGCCTCTCCCGCCGCCTGGGTCACGGAGAACCTGGCCATCTCTGTCCTGGAGTTGGAGATCGGCCAGTTTATGACGGAAGAGCTTCAGGTCGCCCTTCGCCGCGCCATTCTCTTAGGACGACGGGAGGAGTACTGCGAGCCTCTTAAGATGGGGTGTTCCTGGGAAAACTTTACTGTCAGTGGAGTATTAAACACGTAG
- the LOC123500029 gene encoding putative mediator of RNA polymerase II transcription subunit 15, with protein MYARRWIIISLIISTTNTLTVEEKETPKEEGEEALVERVRSVLRVKAEEFLAASGRSSLSRNEEVRKGSKTPAKPPPQRVPLAAARQKRSKKCPGNPGNFGFNSFNLLTFALQVFNGVISVLNTISNNNNNDNNNNNNNNDNSGNNINSNVNEQNADVNSMTSLTVVVEQKRRKREIWKSVENIHCSQPHSEEMSQVTEDIYSAVSDMIRVSKISVECVKYVLCGYIQRTYRQHGLGSIDQRLLSDGSSLQDIYTVSRDGNCSALFPVCTEIQSTRN; from the coding sequence ATGTATGCCAGACGATGGATTATCATCTCCCTCATCATATCAACCACCAACACCTTGACTgtcgaggagaaggagacaccgaaggaggagggtgaggaggccCTAGTGGAGAGGGTGAGGAGTGTGCTGAGGGTGAAGGCGGAGGAATTCTTAGCAGCATCGGGAAGATCGTCCCTATCACGAAATGAAGAGGTGAGAAAGGGCAGTAAGACGCCAGCCAAGCCTCCTCCTCAGCGGGTCCCCTTGGCAGCTGCCCGACAGAAACGATCCAAAAAATGTCCTGGAAACCCTGGTAACTTTGGCTTCAACTCCTTCAATCTGCTGACCTTCGCTCTTCAGGTGTTCAATGGAGTCATCAGCGTCCTCAAcaccatcagcaacaacaataacaacgacaacaacaacaataacaacaataacgacaacagcGGGAATAACATCAACTCGAACGTGAACGAGCAGAACGCAGATGTGAACTCAATGACAAGCCTCACTGTAGTGGTCGAACAGAAGCGAAGGAAACGCGAAATTTGGAAAAGTGTGGAGAATATCCATTGTTCACAACCTCACAGTGAAGAAATGTCACAGGTCACTGAGGACATATACTCCGCAGTCTCTGATATGATTCGCGTGTCCAAGAtcagtgtggagtgtgttaagTATGTTCTGTGTGGCTATATCCAGAGGACGTATCGCCAACACGGCCTGGGAAGCATTGACCAAAGGCTGCTGAGTGACGGGAGCTCATTGCAAGATATTTATACTGTCTCAAGGGACGGGAATTGTTCTGCACTGTTTCCTGTATGCACTGAAATACAGAGTACAAGAAATTGA